The proteins below come from a single Papaver somniferum cultivar HN1 chromosome 11, ASM357369v1, whole genome shotgun sequence genomic window:
- the LOC113320313 gene encoding acyl-protein thioesterase 2-like isoform X1: MLRVYSIFIGLSMMSILGNSEFMNNTNLYSILPARLECGRTFVVRPKGKHLATVVWLHELNQNGFSSYHLLEELPIRNIKWICPTAPRRGVSIHNGFPSTAWFNMLNFAEDARIDMDCLDAAAIHVSNLFSTEPTEIKLGVGGFGMGVAIALYSAACAVEGKLTNGRPYPGNISAAVGLTGWLPMVRFLMDKIIGSQEAVARAQSLPLLLCHGKDDFFVPYERGAISSEIFRSPLFQKLTSRTYDRLGHATNTEEMNEVCNWLTTNLALDGSD, translated from the exons ATGTTAAGGGTGTACTCTATCTTCATTGGATTATCTATGATGTCTATATTGGGGAACAGCGAGTTTATGAACAATACAAACTTATACAGTATCCTCCCAG CTAGATTAGAGTGTGGAAGAACTTTTGTGGTTAGGCCAAAAGGAAAACACCTGGCTACTGTAGTTTGGCTACACGAGCTAAATCAGAATGGTTTCAG CTCGTATCATCTGCTGGAAGAGCTGCCAATTCGAAAT ATCAAGTGGATCTGTCCAACAGCGCCTCGTCGGGGAGTATCAATACATAATGGATTTCCTAGCACTGCTT GGTTTAATATGTTGAACTTTGCGGAGGATGCTCGTATTGATATGGACTGTTTAGACGCAGCAGCAATACATGTTTCAAACCTATTTTCCACAGAACCCACTGAGA TCAAACTTGGTGTTGGGGGATTTGGTATGGGTGTTGCAATTGCCCTGTACTCTGCTGCCTGTGCTGTTGAAGGAAAACTTACAAATGGAAGACCATACCCTGGTAATATATCTGCTGCCGTTGGTCTAACTGGGTGGCTTCCAATGGTCAG GTTCTTGATGGACAAAATAATAGGGTCTCAGGAGGCTGTTGCACGTGCGCAATCCTTGCCGCTTTTGCTCTGCCATGGCAAAG ATGATTTTTTTGTTCCTTATGAGCGCGGAGCCATTTCCTCTGAGATCTTCCGTTCTCCACTATTCCAAAAACTCACTTCAAGAACCTATGATAG ACTTGGACACGCAACAAATACTGAAGAAATGAATGAGGTCTGCAATTGGTTAACAACAAACTTGGCACTTGATGGATCTGACTAG
- the LOC113320313 gene encoding acyl-protein thioesterase 2-like isoform X2, with translation MTLVIFNFGFCSSYHLLEELPIRNIKWICPTAPRRGVSIHNGFPSTAWFNMLNFAEDARIDMDCLDAAAIHVSNLFSTEPTEIKLGVGGFGMGVAIALYSAACAVEGKLTNGRPYPGNISAAVGLTGWLPMVRFLMDKIIGSQEAVARAQSLPLLLCHGKDDFFVPYERGAISSEIFRSPLFQKLTSRTYDRLGHATNTEEMNEVCNWLTTNLALDGSD, from the exons ATGACACTTGTGATATTTAATTTCGGATTTTGTAGCTCGTATCATCTGCTGGAAGAGCTGCCAATTCGAAAT ATCAAGTGGATCTGTCCAACAGCGCCTCGTCGGGGAGTATCAATACATAATGGATTTCCTAGCACTGCTT GGTTTAATATGTTGAACTTTGCGGAGGATGCTCGTATTGATATGGACTGTTTAGACGCAGCAGCAATACATGTTTCAAACCTATTTTCCACAGAACCCACTGAGA TCAAACTTGGTGTTGGGGGATTTGGTATGGGTGTTGCAATTGCCCTGTACTCTGCTGCCTGTGCTGTTGAAGGAAAACTTACAAATGGAAGACCATACCCTGGTAATATATCTGCTGCCGTTGGTCTAACTGGGTGGCTTCCAATGGTCAG GTTCTTGATGGACAAAATAATAGGGTCTCAGGAGGCTGTTGCACGTGCGCAATCCTTGCCGCTTTTGCTCTGCCATGGCAAAG ATGATTTTTTTGTTCCTTATGAGCGCGGAGCCATTTCCTCTGAGATCTTCCGTTCTCCACTATTCCAAAAACTCACTTCAAGAACCTATGATAG ACTTGGACACGCAACAAATACTGAAGAAATGAATGAGGTCTGCAATTGGTTAACAACAAACTTGGCACTTGATGGATCTGACTAG